One genomic region from Muriicola soli encodes:
- a CDS encoding GDSL-type esterase/lipase family protein — translation MRLDLTYFIFFLWVGCLSLSAQKNVDFKEEVEAITEKYKHLRNKKQQTVVFTGSSSIRLWDGLEQYFPEYRIINTGFGGSEAEDLLEYINPLILDYQPVKVFIYEGDNDIIFRRSPVRILKTTKKILAHIRTNLPHTEVVLIAVKPSPDRWHLRRRYQRLNQKFEKYASETQGVAFANVWDVMIKGEELNESLFIEDGLHMNEKGYSLWYEVLKPYLN, via the coding sequence ATGCGTTTAGACTTAACGTACTTCATCTTCTTTCTTTGGGTAGGATGTCTTTCCCTGTCTGCGCAAAAAAACGTCGATTTTAAAGAGGAAGTAGAAGCAATCACTGAAAAATATAAACATCTAAGAAACAAGAAACAGCAAACTGTTGTTTTTACAGGAAGTTCGAGTATCCGACTCTGGGATGGCCTGGAGCAGTATTTCCCGGAATACCGGATTATAAACACCGGTTTTGGCGGTTCTGAAGCCGAAGACCTGTTAGAATATATCAACCCTTTGATCCTTGACTACCAACCTGTTAAGGTGTTTATCTATGAAGGGGACAATGACATCATTTTTAGAAGAAGTCCGGTCAGAATACTGAAAACGACCAAAAAAATTCTGGCACATATTCGGACAAATCTCCCTCACACAGAAGTAGTGCTTATTGCCGTAAAGCCCAGTCCTGATCGATGGCATTTGAGAAGGCGCTATCAACGATTAAATCAAAAATTTGAAAAGTACGCAAGTGAAACTCAAGGAGTAGCTTTTGCCAATGTATGGGATGTGATGATCAAGGGAGAAGAACTAAATGAAAGTCTGTTTATAGAAGACGGCCTTCATATGAACGAAAAGGGATATTCCCTGTGGTATGAAGTGCTTAAACCGTATTTAAATTGA
- a CDS encoding family 20 glycosylhydrolase, protein MYIIKSFTCKLTLLATFLVLTSCQEAKEEIPMPALDLTAENLVPIPARVVPAQGSFRLDQFTRVVTRGEDKLVDVASFLVDKIGSKTGLRLEVNSEEGQDGDPIILLSQNKDQNWPNMEAYSLSLGKDSIILEIPNSEAAFRGVQTLRQLIPEISNDTLAAHPIWPVASGMIEDHPNFVYRGSMLDVARHFFSVEDVKKYIDLLAYYKINVLHLHLTDDQGWRIEIKAWPKLTEVGGSTEVGGEAGGFFTQEDYKEIVAYAAAHYMTIIPEVDMPGHTNAASVSYPFLDGTGKPLKLYEGTRVGFSTFDTRKDTTYAFIDDVVREISAITPGPYFHIGGDESHATKKSDYIYFVNRVEKIVQKYGKKMIGWDEITQADVDSSSIAQFWSNEKNATTAIEKGMKVILSPAKKAYLDMQYDTLSKHGLHWAAYIPVDTAYVWTPESHVRGIPKDQILGVEAPLWSETISNIEELEYLAFPRVIGYSELSWSLEENRDWKDFKVRLANQAPYLERMKVAYYPSPLIDWVQPKKKSREILKD, encoded by the coding sequence ATGTATATTATTAAATCATTTACTTGCAAACTTACGCTCCTGGCTACTTTCCTGGTCTTAACTTCCTGCCAGGAAGCTAAAGAGGAGATTCCCATGCCGGCTCTCGACCTTACTGCCGAAAATCTGGTCCCGATTCCGGCCAGAGTCGTTCCTGCTCAGGGAAGTTTCCGGCTGGATCAGTTCACCCGGGTGGTCACAAGGGGTGAAGACAAGCTTGTGGATGTGGCGTCTTTTCTAGTTGATAAGATTGGGAGTAAGACCGGATTACGGCTAGAAGTAAACTCGGAAGAAGGACAGGATGGCGATCCTATAATCCTCTTGTCACAAAATAAAGACCAAAACTGGCCTAATATGGAAGCGTATTCGCTTTCTCTTGGAAAAGATTCGATCATTCTCGAAATACCTAATTCAGAAGCTGCATTCAGGGGTGTGCAGACCCTCAGGCAGCTCATTCCGGAAATCAGTAATGATACCCTTGCTGCGCATCCCATTTGGCCGGTGGCTTCGGGAATGATCGAAGACCATCCGAATTTTGTTTACAGGGGTTCCATGCTCGATGTTGCCCGCCATTTCTTCAGCGTGGAAGACGTAAAAAAATATATCGACCTGCTGGCCTATTACAAGATTAATGTGCTACACCTCCACCTTACTGATGACCAGGGTTGGCGAATCGAAATTAAAGCATGGCCAAAACTCACAGAGGTTGGTGGAAGTACAGAAGTAGGCGGAGAAGCTGGAGGATTTTTTACTCAGGAAGATTACAAAGAAATTGTGGCCTATGCTGCAGCCCACTACATGACCATTATTCCCGAAGTGGATATGCCCGGACATACCAATGCAGCATCGGTATCTTATCCTTTTTTAGACGGTACAGGGAAACCTCTGAAACTCTATGAAGGCACACGTGTAGGCTTTAGCACTTTTGACACCCGGAAGGACACCACATATGCTTTTATTGATGATGTGGTCAGGGAAATATCGGCTATTACGCCCGGACCATATTTCCATATCGGGGGCGATGAAAGCCATGCTACGAAAAAATCGGACTATATCTATTTTGTCAATCGGGTAGAAAAGATTGTTCAGAAGTACGGAAAAAAAATGATTGGGTGGGATGAAATCACTCAGGCCGATGTAGACAGCTCCTCGATTGCTCAATTCTGGTCTAATGAAAAAAATGCTACTACAGCCATAGAAAAGGGTATGAAAGTGATCCTTTCTCCTGCCAAGAAAGCTTATCTCGACATGCAATACGACACCTTATCAAAGCACGGCTTGCACTGGGCAGCATACATCCCTGTTGATACGGCCTATGTCTGGACTCCGGAATCCCATGTTAGAGGCATTCCCAAAGATCAGATTCTCGGGGTGGAAGCCCCTCTCTGGTCAGAGACGATCAGCAATATTGAAGAACTGGAATACCTGGCCTTTCCGCGTGTGATCGGTTATTCAGAACTGAGCTGGAGCTTAGAGGAAAATCGGGACTGGAAAGATTTTAAAGTTCGACTAGCGAACCAGGCGCCTTATCTGGAACGAATGAAGGTGGCTTATTATCCTTCTCCGCTGATTGACTGGGTACAACCCAAAAAGAAATCCAGAGAGATCCTCAAGGATTGA
- a CDS encoding S10 family peptidase, protein MKTNFLFIALITGLLLQSQKSNDTLPKAEVFTSMQSVNIDGKTHYLTAQAGTFEVRDENNKPLALMGHTYYSKGDKREPSSRRRPIVFAFNGGPGSSSYWLHMGILGPKRIVVNDPEFTPAAPYQLVNNNHSILDVADLVMIDPMGTGLSVPLGKAKFKDFWGVDQDIKSLSLFIRQFLIANDRMNSPKYLLGESYGTFRNAGLMNKLLKEGIAMNGVIMVSAVFDLRTLIFPPDDDLPYIVHFPTYAATAWYHDMIEDKPEDVYVFLDEVRRFTEEEYTPALFKGDQLPEAQKREIAAKLADFTGTSKDYWFRADLRVTNGEFFAEFLRDKGQIVGRLDSRFVGINQDLLAQEGNHDPQSSAISPAYTAGFLDYFHRALKVDKNLHYATSAYEKEGFKWDWKHVGNDRWGAQAAINTGIDMAEAMSRDPNLKVLILNGIYDIATVFYGVEYSINHLGLTPEIKDNIIMEYYEAGHMMYTHPLQWPSSKRMYQHL, encoded by the coding sequence ATGAAAACTAACTTCCTGTTTATTGCCCTGATCACCGGTCTGCTCCTTCAGAGTCAAAAGTCTAACGACACCCTTCCCAAAGCGGAAGTATTCACGAGCATGCAAAGTGTAAACATCGATGGAAAAACACATTACCTCACTGCCCAGGCAGGAACATTTGAAGTGCGTGATGAAAATAATAAGCCCCTGGCCCTTATGGGACATACTTACTATTCCAAGGGGGATAAACGGGAACCCAGCTCGAGAAGAAGGCCAATCGTTTTTGCCTTTAACGGAGGTCCCGGCTCCTCTTCGTATTGGTTGCATATGGGAATACTTGGGCCTAAGCGGATTGTAGTAAATGATCCTGAATTTACTCCGGCAGCTCCCTACCAGCTAGTCAATAACAATCATTCCATCCTGGACGTGGCCGACCTGGTCATGATCGACCCTATGGGCACCGGACTTAGTGTACCTCTCGGAAAGGCAAAATTTAAAGATTTCTGGGGAGTAGATCAGGACATAAAAAGTCTTTCCTTGTTTATAAGGCAATTTCTGATTGCCAATGACAGAATGAACAGCCCCAAGTACCTTTTGGGAGAAAGTTACGGTACCTTCAGGAATGCCGGCTTGATGAACAAACTTCTGAAAGAAGGCATTGCCATGAACGGGGTGATCATGGTCTCGGCCGTATTCGACCTCCGAACTTTGATCTTCCCCCCGGACGACGACCTGCCCTATATCGTTCACTTTCCCACATATGCAGCGACAGCCTGGTATCACGATATGATTGAAGACAAACCTGAAGACGTTTATGTCTTTCTCGACGAGGTAAGGCGATTTACAGAAGAGGAATATACGCCTGCATTGTTTAAGGGAGATCAGCTGCCGGAAGCACAGAAAAGGGAAATTGCAGCTAAATTAGCCGACTTCACAGGGACTTCAAAAGACTATTGGTTCAGGGCAGACCTAAGGGTGACCAACGGCGAATTCTTTGCTGAATTCTTAAGGGATAAGGGACAAATTGTTGGTCGCCTCGATTCTCGTTTTGTTGGGATCAATCAGGACCTTTTGGCCCAGGAGGGAAATCACGATCCGCAAAGTTCAGCCATATCCCCCGCCTATACGGCAGGTTTCCTGGATTATTTCCACAGGGCACTCAAAGTAGATAAAAATTTACACTACGCTACATCAGCCTACGAAAAGGAAGGATTCAAATGGGATTGGAAACACGTAGGGAACGACCGATGGGGAGCTCAGGCTGCAATTAATACAGGAATAGATATGGCCGAAGCCATGTCCCGAGACCCCAATCTAAAGGTTCTTATCCTCAATGGTATTTATGACATTGCCACGGTTTTCTACGGGGTGGAATACAGTATCAACCATCTGGGTTTAACGCCGGAAATCAAAGACAACATTATCATGGAGTATTACGAAGCGGGCCATATGATGTACACCCACCCCCTTCAATGGCCAAGTTCAAAGAGGATGTATCAACATTTATAA